A window of the Bacillus sp. E(2018) genome harbors these coding sequences:
- a CDS encoding diphosphate--fructose-6-phosphate 1-phosphotransferase, whose protein sequence is MAKRIAIGQAGGPTAVINASLVGFVETLQQEVELFGIYNGYQGLYENDIEKLDAELLGWIKSHRYVNGACLGSGRYEFTNEKIQKSLLHLKKHEIDTLVFIGGNGTMAALHKLAEEARHIHYDLQVIGIPKTVDNDLAETDHAPGFGSAARYVATAVRDISRDLCAMQNFEQVRILETMGRNSGWLAAASGLLRSGEEDGPHLIYVPERIIEPEQFLANVREAVQSLGYATIVVAEGCKINSFSDQVEKANVQGRTILGGISGVLEKMVKTELGVMARAEILGMNQRSSSAVISMQDQVEAFEVGREAARLVLHGETGRMVTIQRSANIDYTFSMNSCPLQVVAQGGERFLPDAFIDDPEAYYKWLRPLAGEDLQPYPTVRKRRILYEKQ, encoded by the coding sequence ATGGCAAAGAGAATAGCAATTGGGCAGGCTGGAGGTCCAACAGCCGTCATCAATGCCAGTTTAGTAGGTTTTGTAGAAACGCTCCAACAAGAAGTAGAGTTATTTGGTATTTATAATGGCTATCAAGGTTTATATGAAAACGACATCGAAAAGCTTGATGCTGAACTTTTAGGATGGATTAAATCACATCGATATGTAAACGGTGCATGCCTCGGTTCAGGACGCTATGAATTTACGAATGAAAAGATTCAAAAATCACTTTTGCATCTGAAAAAACATGAAATTGATACTCTTGTTTTTATTGGCGGAAATGGTACGATGGCAGCTCTTCATAAGCTGGCTGAGGAAGCTCGTCACATTCACTATGATCTTCAAGTCATCGGCATACCGAAGACGGTTGATAATGATCTAGCTGAAACGGACCATGCACCTGGCTTTGGAAGTGCAGCACGTTATGTGGCAACAGCTGTCAGAGATATTAGTAGAGACCTATGTGCCATGCAGAATTTTGAGCAAGTAAGAATACTAGAAACGATGGGGCGTAACTCAGGATGGCTCGCTGCCGCAAGCGGTCTTTTAAGAAGTGGGGAAGAAGATGGGCCGCACTTGATTTATGTTCCGGAACGAATCATTGAACCAGAACAATTTTTAGCAAATGTTAGAGAGGCTGTTCAATCTTTAGGGTATGCCACAATCGTTGTTGCTGAAGGGTGTAAAATAAACTCCTTTTCAGATCAGGTCGAGAAAGCGAATGTTCAAGGCAGGACGATTCTAGGCGGCATTTCTGGCGTGCTTGAGAAAATGGTCAAAACAGAACTTGGTGTGATGGCGAGAGCTGAGATTCTTGGTATGAATCAGCGCAGCTCATCAGCTGTTATTTCTATGCAAGATCAAGTGGAAGCTTTTGAAGTGGGACGAGAAGCTGCAAGACTTGTATTACATGGTGAGACGGGGAGAATGGTTACGATACAACGATCGGCAAATATAGATTATACTTTTAGTATGAATAGCTGTCCTCTGCAAGTTGTTGCGCAGGGTGGGGAACGTTTCCTGCCTGATGCATTTATTGATGACCCGGAAGCCTATTACAAATGGCTCCGACCTCTCGCAGGGGAAGATCTACAGCCTTATCCCACTGTGAGAAAGAGGAGAATATTATATGAAAAGCAATAA
- a CDS encoding GntR family transcriptional regulator, which yields MKSNNTALYLQVKDHLIEKIQQQIWRPNQLIPTEQELMKQFGVSRTTIRQAINMLVADGLLEKQQGKGTVVKPQQLVGSLKRLKGFAEEVMEKGQVPHSKVLRAEFIDTLFFEKTKLGLNEDEKVLIIERIRFADDVPIALERSCWPEAIGKLLMKHDLDTAKFYSILEEDNILLKRADEKISAINSTISEADLLGIRAGEALLEMTRLSYGLNDKPIEYTKTRYRSDQYHYDIELRR from the coding sequence ATGAAAAGCAATAACACAGCACTTTATCTGCAAGTAAAAGATCATTTGATTGAAAAGATACAGCAGCAAATCTGGCGTCCAAACCAACTTATTCCAACTGAACAAGAGCTTATGAAGCAATTCGGTGTGAGCCGCACGACCATTCGACAAGCGATTAATATGTTAGTGGCTGATGGCCTTTTAGAGAAACAACAAGGAAAAGGGACGGTTGTGAAGCCGCAACAGCTTGTTGGCTCATTAAAAAGATTAAAAGGATTTGCAGAAGAAGTTATGGAGAAAGGACAAGTTCCTCACTCTAAAGTTCTCCGTGCAGAATTTATTGATACGCTTTTCTTTGAAAAAACAAAGCTTGGATTAAATGAAGATGAAAAAGTCCTTATCATTGAACGCATCCGATTTGCAGATGATGTCCCGATCGCATTAGAGCGATCATGCTGGCCAGAAGCGATCGGAAAGTTACTGATGAAACACGATCTGGATACGGCTAAGTTTTATTCCATTCTTGAAGAAGACAATATTTTGTTAAAACGTGCGGATGAAAAGATTTCTGCTATAAATTCTACGATTTCTGAAGCAGATCTTCTTGGAATTCGTGCAGGAGAAGCGCTTTTAGAGATGACTAGACTGAGTTATGGACTGAACGACAAGCCAATCGAGTATACAAAAACAAGGTATAGAAGTGATCAATACCACTATGACATTGAATTAAGACGTTAA
- a CDS encoding class II fructose-bisphosphate aldolase translates to MGYISGKELLAHAYENQYAVGAFSAHNAETILAILEAAEQEQAPIMIQVGQKVINTIGLEPMKAMIDVFMKNISVPVCIHLDHSREYEQTMKAIQLGFQSVMFDGSALSFEENTFITRKVVDASRALGIGSEGEIGKIGGTEDDITVAEEDAMITATEEAVAFVEATDVDYLAVSIGTAHGIYKNPPKLAFERLKEISAAVNRPIVLHGGSDVPDEQITKAVSLGIAKINVDTELRQSFTKGMQEVLEENPEEFHLAVSLGRGREIMQKKVQEKIRLFGSAGKASEFTTCEKVVTL, encoded by the coding sequence ATGGGATATATTTCAGGAAAAGAACTGCTTGCTCATGCTTACGAGAACCAATATGCTGTTGGGGCATTCAGTGCACATAACGCAGAAACTATTCTAGCTATCTTAGAAGCTGCTGAACAAGAACAAGCACCAATTATGATTCAAGTTGGGCAAAAGGTTATCAATACGATTGGACTTGAACCGATGAAGGCAATGATTGATGTTTTCATGAAAAACATATCTGTTCCAGTTTGTATCCATCTGGATCACAGCAGGGAATATGAACAAACAATGAAGGCTATTCAGCTAGGTTTTCAATCCGTTATGTTTGATGGCTCTGCTCTTTCGTTTGAAGAGAATACGTTCATAACGAGAAAAGTAGTAGACGCTTCACGTGCTCTTGGAATTGGTTCTGAAGGTGAGATCGGTAAGATTGGCGGAACGGAAGATGACATAACGGTTGCTGAAGAAGATGCAATGATTACAGCAACTGAAGAAGCTGTGGCGTTTGTTGAAGCAACAGATGTAGATTATCTTGCCGTCTCAATCGGTACAGCGCACGGTATCTATAAGAATCCTCCAAAACTGGCATTTGAACGATTAAAAGAAATCTCAGCAGCGGTTAACCGTCCGATCGTTCTTCATGGTGGTTCTGATGTGCCAGATGAGCAGATTACAAAAGCCGTTTCGTTAGGTATTGCAAAAATCAATGTGGATACAGAACTCAGACAATCATTCACAAAAGGCATGCAGGAAGTTCTTGAAGAAAATCCTGAAGAATTTCATCTAGCTGTTTCCCTTGGCAGAGGCCGTGAAATTATGCAGAAAAAAGTTCAGGAAAAAATACGTCTATTCGGAAGTGCAGGAAAAGCGAGTGAATTCACAACGTGTGAAAAGGTCGTAACGTTATAA
- a CDS encoding aldehyde dehydrogenase family protein yields MAVNTTYQTYGLWINGVWREKTKGLEVLNKYTQNVEATVARSEKKDVDEAVEGAKEAYKETFSAYDRYLVLTNAARLLLEKKEEFARVLVAEVGKPIRDSRVEVERAAQTLEISAEEAKRIHGEGVPVESAPGSENRMGFTLRVPVGVIAAITPFNVPLNLVCHKIGPALAAGNAVVLKPAEVTPLCALMLAEVFKEAGLPDGRLQVITGDGAEVGSWLLENQDVKMFTFTGSPRVGEIIRQKAGLRKVSLELGNNSATIVHKDADLDKAAALIANKSFNNAGQVCISVQRVYVHQDVKTPFIQLLKDKTEQLQSGNPLDETTDIGPMIRQAEAVRVEEWVNEAVADGATLVTGGRRNGAFYEPTILSDVKRDMKVCKQEVFGPVVGIDTYATIDEVIDQVNDSEYGLQAGLFTNDLAFAMKAAKEIEVGGLIVNDASAYRVDHMPYGGVKKSGTGKEGPRYAIEEMTEERIIVLNL; encoded by the coding sequence GTGGCGGTAAATACAACGTATCAAACGTACGGACTATGGATTAACGGTGTTTGGAGAGAGAAAACAAAGGGTTTAGAAGTTCTCAATAAATATACGCAGAATGTAGAAGCTACTGTTGCGCGCTCTGAAAAAAAGGATGTAGATGAAGCGGTAGAAGGAGCAAAAGAAGCTTATAAAGAAACCTTCTCGGCATACGACCGTTATCTTGTGCTTACAAATGCTGCACGATTATTATTGGAGAAAAAAGAAGAGTTTGCTAGAGTGTTAGTCGCTGAAGTAGGTAAGCCGATCCGTGATTCAAGAGTAGAAGTAGAACGAGCTGCACAAACACTTGAAATCTCAGCTGAAGAAGCAAAGCGGATTCACGGTGAAGGGGTACCTGTAGAATCAGCACCAGGTTCTGAAAATCGAATGGGTTTTACACTACGAGTACCAGTTGGTGTTATTGCAGCAATTACACCATTTAATGTGCCGTTGAACCTCGTTTGTCATAAGATTGGTCCAGCGTTGGCAGCAGGGAATGCGGTCGTGCTGAAGCCCGCTGAAGTTACCCCATTGTGTGCCCTTATGTTAGCAGAGGTATTTAAGGAAGCTGGCTTGCCTGATGGCAGACTTCAAGTCATTACAGGTGATGGTGCAGAAGTGGGGAGCTGGCTGCTAGAAAATCAAGATGTTAAGATGTTTACTTTTACCGGAAGTCCAAGAGTCGGTGAAATCATCAGACAAAAGGCAGGTCTTCGTAAAGTATCACTTGAGTTAGGAAATAACTCTGCAACGATCGTTCATAAAGATGCTGATCTTGATAAGGCAGCAGCACTCATTGCAAACAAAAGTTTTAATAATGCAGGTCAAGTATGTATTTCTGTTCAGCGTGTATATGTTCATCAAGATGTGAAAACACCATTTATCCAATTATTAAAAGATAAAACAGAGCAGCTGCAATCCGGTAATCCATTGGACGAAACTACCGATATCGGCCCAATGATCCGACAGGCTGAAGCTGTGCGTGTTGAAGAGTGGGTGAACGAAGCAGTGGCTGACGGAGCAACTCTTGTAACGGGTGGTAGACGGAATGGAGCTTTCTACGAGCCTACTATACTCTCAGATGTTAAAAGAGACATGAAAGTTTGCAAACAAGAAGTGTTTGGTCCTGTTGTTGGGATAGACACATATGCTACGATAGATGAAGTGATCGACCAAGTGAATGACTCGGAATATGGATTGCAGGCAGGTCTTTTCACAAACGATCTCGCTTTCGCCATGAAAGCGGCGAAAGAGATTGAAGTGGGCGGTCTTATCGTGAACGATGCTTCAGCCTATCGAGTGGATCACATGCCATACGGTGGCGTAAAGAAGAGCGGGACAGGAAAAGAGGGCCCGCGCTATGCGATTGAAGAGATGACTGAAGAAAGAATCATTGTTTTGAATTTGTAG
- a CDS encoding AEC family transporter, giving the protein MELLSIILPVFAIFSIGFIGQKTLGFETQTLSKMALYLMSPFLVFRTFYETTFTKTYGYMLIYTLILCFTLIGLVYVISYFKRYNMRETCGVILASAFMNNGNYGTPVALFAFGAAGLDYAVVLMVIQQLVMCTVGVYYAAKGSPENDGISSALRAVRRMPIVYGAIAGVIFQQLQIPIKGSMSEALDLVANSAIPTIMIILGMQLAKISLRHVQVEKLTYSLLLKLAVSPLIAFCITLILPVDDRLAAIMILMAAMPSAANTTMYALQFGTEPDFVSSATLVSTLFSLITLPILLAVLM; this is encoded by the coding sequence ATAGAGCTGCTGAGCATCATTCTTCCGGTATTTGCGATCTTTAGTATTGGATTTATCGGTCAAAAAACGTTAGGTTTCGAAACACAAACACTTTCCAAGATGGCACTTTATCTGATGTCTCCTTTTCTCGTATTTCGGACATTTTATGAAACTACTTTTACGAAAACGTATGGATATATGCTCATCTATACGCTCATTTTATGTTTTACGTTAATCGGTCTGGTGTACGTGATCAGTTATTTTAAAAGATACAATATGAGGGAAACATGCGGTGTTATTTTAGCTTCTGCTTTTATGAATAATGGAAACTATGGTACGCCAGTCGCGCTGTTCGCGTTTGGTGCAGCAGGATTAGATTATGCGGTTGTTCTCATGGTCATTCAGCAGTTAGTCATGTGTACGGTGGGGGTTTATTATGCAGCAAAAGGGAGTCCTGAAAACGACGGAATCTCTTCAGCATTAAGAGCTGTAAGACGCATGCCTATCGTCTATGGAGCCATTGCGGGTGTCATCTTCCAACAGTTACAAATACCAATAAAAGGCTCTATGTCAGAAGCTCTTGACCTTGTAGCGAACTCTGCGATACCGACGATCATGATCATACTTGGTATGCAGCTAGCAAAGATATCATTGCGCCACGTACAAGTGGAGAAGTTAACGTATTCGTTGCTACTAAAATTAGCGGTGTCACCTCTGATCGCATTTTGTATCACGTTGATACTTCCTGTAGATGATAGGCTCGCAGCGATCATGATTCTGATGGCCGCGATGCCATCAGCGGCAAACACGACGATGTATGCGTTACAGTTTGGAACAGAGCCCGATTTTGTTTCGAGCGCAACGTTAGTGAGTACACTTTTTTCACTAATTACGCTGCCTATTTTGCTTGCTGTTCTTATGTAA
- a CDS encoding alpha/beta fold hydrolase: MKRIIKSVLLTIAILFICGLIGFFVWTQQTYEPTEELLKSVGDFEHEGDWLTFKPSGIDKEVGIVLYPGAKVEPEAYSYLGKSLSEAGYTVGIPKFNFNLAMLETNKAEEWIKRNSSIQKWFIGGHSLGGVSAATFAHENPDLIKGVILLASFPAGGDDFSNKDTPILSIYAGKDGLTTRDKIEQTKHLLSRKTVTFEIKGGNHAQFGMYGEQKGDNPANISAKTQQDLIADEMIKWLDKQ; the protein is encoded by the coding sequence ATGAAACGGATAATCAAGAGCGTTTTACTTACTATTGCCATCTTATTCATTTGTGGCTTGATTGGATTTTTTGTTTGGACGCAACAGACATATGAACCTACGGAAGAACTGTTGAAAAGTGTTGGTGATTTCGAGCATGAAGGCGATTGGCTGACGTTTAAGCCCAGTGGGATTGATAAAGAAGTAGGCATTGTCTTGTATCCCGGTGCAAAAGTTGAGCCAGAAGCTTACAGCTATCTTGGAAAATCATTATCAGAAGCTGGCTATACCGTTGGGATCCCAAAGTTTAACTTTAACTTGGCCATGCTTGAAACGAATAAAGCTGAAGAATGGATCAAACGTAATTCATCGATTCAGAAATGGTTTATTGGCGGACACTCTTTAGGAGGTGTTAGTGCTGCTACATTCGCACATGAAAATCCCGATCTGATCAAAGGTGTTATTCTGCTCGCCTCTTTTCCTGCAGGGGGAGATGACTTTTCAAACAAAGACACACCTATTTTATCGATTTATGCAGGAAAAGATGGACTGACAACTAGAGATAAGATTGAGCAAACAAAGCATTTGTTGTCCCGTAAGACTGTCACTTTTGAAATTAAAGGTGGAAATCATGCTCAATTTGGCATGTACGGAGAGCAAAAAGGAGATAATCCAGCAAACATCTCTGCTAAAACACAGCAAGATTTGATTGCTGATGAGATGATCAAGTGGTTAGATAAACAATAG
- a CDS encoding Ger(x)C family spore germination protein, whose translation MKKHCYIMVILLLSCLLQGCGAREIEKKAFVIGVGIDHGKSQADASLPVINGTFQVAVPRALKPEVTNEKAYQNFEGKGHDISEQISNIAQFSNKELYFAHNQIILVSDQVAKQPQRMERLLDFFVRHEDIRRSVRVFITKGETKDFLDVENNEKLPSLYIDTLSANTQNHSRTANIMRLGDLQEDFLAHRSFVLPVLHYKNKEEIKLGGAAIIKGESSKLTQILNEKDTEALNILKGEFQKGMLLIKLKDNLYIYKVNKSKSKITRESSENGQLTFKITVNLEGEIQEVNKQMDTRTISADRVKEDVEKQIAAKTEQFIQKLQTQYKTDILGLGVYMEKHHHKTWFKLKNNWETGRNHFSQVKIDTEIHSTISSAGGLR comes from the coding sequence ATGAAAAAACATTGTTATATCATGGTGATTCTCCTCCTTTCTTGCCTACTGCAAGGATGCGGAGCACGAGAAATCGAGAAAAAAGCTTTTGTGATTGGAGTTGGAATCGATCACGGTAAATCGCAAGCAGATGCTAGTCTGCCAGTGATAAACGGTACGTTTCAAGTGGCTGTTCCACGAGCATTGAAACCAGAGGTAACAAACGAAAAAGCATACCAAAATTTTGAAGGGAAAGGTCATGATATATCAGAACAAATTTCCAATATTGCTCAATTCTCAAACAAAGAACTTTACTTTGCGCATAACCAGATTATTTTAGTTTCTGATCAGGTAGCCAAACAGCCTCAAAGAATGGAACGTTTGTTAGATTTTTTTGTCAGACACGAAGATATAAGGCGAAGTGTTCGTGTCTTTATTACAAAAGGGGAAACGAAGGACTTTCTTGACGTTGAGAACAACGAAAAACTGCCATCACTCTATATCGACACCTTGTCAGCAAATACACAAAATCATTCACGCACGGCAAATATTATGCGGCTAGGAGATCTGCAAGAAGATTTTTTAGCGCATCGATCATTCGTCTTACCTGTCTTGCATTATAAAAACAAAGAGGAAATTAAGCTTGGTGGGGCAGCCATTATTAAAGGAGAATCAAGCAAATTAACGCAAATACTAAACGAAAAAGATACAGAGGCTTTAAACATACTAAAAGGGGAATTTCAAAAAGGCATGCTTCTGATCAAACTTAAGGATAACCTTTATATCTATAAGGTTAATAAATCAAAAAGCAAAATCACACGTGAATCTTCGGAAAACGGACAGCTTACATTTAAGATAACGGTCAACTTAGAGGGAGAGATTCAGGAAGTCAATAAACAGATGGATACACGAACGATATCAGCAGATCGCGTAAAAGAAGATGTAGAGAAGCAGATTGCTGCAAAAACTGAACAATTCATTCAGAAACTTCAGACCCAATATAAAACCGATATTCTTGGTCTTGGTGTTTATATGGAGAAGCACCATCATAAGACTTGGTTCAAACTAAAAAACAACTGGGAAACAGGTAGAAATCACTTCAGTCAAGTGAAAATAGATACAGAGATTCACTCAACGATCAGTTCAGCAGGAGGTCTGAGATAA
- a CDS encoding endospore germination permease has protein sequence MNKVKYTDRSISAKELMYAVASMVIGVGIFNLPRHITTVTNSIDGVISILLMGAIVLAIVWVMGQFVRMYPGKGIYEILQAIIPKPIAFLLIIIYGSFFALLAAYEIRAIAEITKKYLLPNTSSDSLSLLFLLVTLYALFGSRTALIRINSMFLPVVLIVSLLLVVLNIRIMHLDNFYPLLTTDLKGYGSGMINIFFSFTGISIILSYSYLVNEPEKASSAAVKGVFISIIIYTMVFVSCVAVFSNLGTDFLENPTIELGKEIELPGGFFERFESVYFTIWIMTIFNTTSMSIDSSLIVLESLFKKAKKENLIVILSPIIFFVSMVPIGMEGMEAMGTFIGRLSLALIAIVPVPLYVIAKIRGVKK, from the coding sequence GTGAACAAAGTGAAGTACACCGATCGTTCTATCAGTGCTAAAGAATTAATGTACGCAGTTGCTTCTATGGTCATTGGAGTAGGTATCTTCAACCTTCCTCGACATATCACGACCGTAACGAACAGCATCGACGGAGTAATCAGTATTCTACTGATGGGAGCCATTGTGCTGGCTATCGTATGGGTCATGGGGCAGTTCGTTCGAATGTATCCTGGTAAAGGCATCTATGAAATTTTACAGGCCATTATTCCGAAGCCGATTGCCTTTCTCTTAATCATTATTTATGGATCATTTTTTGCTCTACTAGCAGCTTATGAAATACGAGCAATCGCAGAAATCACGAAAAAATACCTTTTGCCTAACACGAGTTCCGACAGCTTAAGTCTACTCTTTCTGCTAGTCACACTTTATGCGCTTTTTGGTTCACGTACAGCACTTATCCGTATCAATTCGATGTTTTTGCCTGTGGTATTAATCGTTTCACTTTTATTGGTCGTCTTAAATATAAGAATTATGCACCTTGATAACTTTTATCCTTTACTTACAACAGATTTAAAAGGGTATGGCTCTGGGATGATCAATATTTTCTTTTCGTTCACTGGCATCTCCATTATTTTAAGCTATTCTTACCTCGTGAATGAACCTGAAAAAGCATCTTCTGCCGCAGTGAAAGGGGTTTTCATCTCCATCATTATCTATACGATGGTATTTGTTTCATGTGTGGCTGTCTTTTCAAACCTAGGTACTGATTTTCTAGAAAATCCAACCATAGAGTTAGGGAAAGAAATTGAACTTCCTGGTGGTTTCTTTGAAAGGTTTGAATCCGTCTATTTTACAATATGGATCATGACGATCTTCAATACAACATCGATGTCTATTGATTCTTCACTCATCGTGTTAGAATCTCTATTTAAAAAGGCAAAAAAAGAAAACCTTATCGTGATTCTCTCTCCGATCATTTTCTTTGTTTCCATGGTTCCAATTGGGATGGAAGGAATGGAGGCAATGGGAACTTTCATCGGACGATTGAGCTTAGCCTTAATTGCCATCGTCCCAGTCCCTCTCTATGTTATTGCTAAGATTCGAGGAGTGAAGAAATGA
- a CDS encoding spore germination protein, translating into MTNEKNPKTDQSSLLEDDLSSNLQQIERTLGPTPDLKVLRYEIRGEPFIILYLADLVDSDKLQNILKTIKYIKYAPPVDASLFEQMYADIYLTAQTAKIYKFDDLINHLLNGKTIILMDFINEGFSVDTHGGKVRAIEEPQTESLIRGPKVSFTEEIGVNIAMIRKQITDENLKIETFVIGERGKKKVALLYIADVINPAIVEEARHRLNHISIDAPIDSGIIEQSIEDNFMSPFPQFISTERPDKVSLSLLQGRLAIIPDQTANALIAPISILDTVQSPEDYYERWHIGSLLRMLRAFAVFISLFLPSFYIALVSFHQGLIPSRLAFSIAASREGVPFPAFVEALMMAITMELLREAGLRLPKPIGQTIGIVGGIVIGEAAVQAGIVSTVMVIVIAITAIASFTLPVYSMGVTYRILLFSFIFAAGMMGLYGISLAFIVLVIHIVNLTSLGIPYAAPLAPIFINDWKELFVRLPIAFIKKRPVFLDPIDEVRSEKEE; encoded by the coding sequence TTGACAAATGAAAAAAATCCAAAAACCGACCAGTCCTCATTATTGGAAGATGATCTCTCTAGCAATCTACAACAGATTGAACGCACACTTGGTCCAACACCTGATTTAAAAGTATTACGTTACGAGATCCGAGGCGAACCGTTCATTATTCTATATCTAGCAGATTTAGTCGATTCTGATAAACTCCAGAATATCTTAAAAACCATCAAATATATAAAATACGCTCCACCCGTGGATGCATCCTTATTTGAACAGATGTATGCTGATATTTACTTGACTGCTCAAACCGCAAAAATATATAAATTCGATGATTTAATCAACCATCTATTAAACGGAAAAACCATTATCTTAATGGATTTTATAAACGAAGGATTTAGTGTTGATACGCATGGCGGCAAAGTTCGGGCTATCGAAGAACCTCAAACCGAATCTCTTATCAGAGGACCTAAAGTTAGTTTCACTGAAGAGATCGGGGTCAATATTGCGATGATTCGTAAACAAATTACAGATGAGAACTTGAAGATAGAGACCTTTGTAATCGGTGAACGAGGCAAGAAAAAAGTAGCATTATTATATATTGCGGACGTGATCAATCCTGCCATCGTAGAGGAGGCAAGGCACCGTTTGAATCATATAAGCATCGATGCACCAATTGATTCAGGCATAATTGAGCAATCGATAGAAGACAACTTTATGTCACCGTTCCCACAGTTTATTAGCACAGAGCGTCCAGATAAGGTGTCACTCTCTCTATTACAAGGAAGGTTAGCTATTATTCCTGACCAAACTGCAAACGCATTGATCGCACCCATTTCAATACTCGATACGGTTCAGTCACCTGAAGATTATTATGAGCGATGGCATATCGGATCGTTGCTGCGCATGCTGCGTGCATTCGCTGTTTTTATCTCATTATTTCTTCCTTCCTTTTATATTGCACTCGTTTCGTTTCACCAAGGCTTGATACCATCTCGCCTTGCTTTTTCCATAGCTGCATCGCGTGAAGGAGTACCTTTTCCTGCTTTTGTTGAAGCTCTTATGATGGCGATCACGATGGAACTTCTTAGGGAAGCGGGATTGCGGCTCCCGAAGCCGATCGGTCAAACGATTGGAATCGTTGGAGGAATTGTTATTGGTGAGGCTGCCGTTCAAGCTGGGATCGTTAGTACCGTAATGGTCATCGTAATTGCTATAACAGCCATCGCTTCCTTTACGCTACCCGTCTATAGCATGGGGGTGACCTATAGGATTCTTTTGTTCAGCTTTATCTTTGCTGCAGGCATGATGGGCCTTTATGGAATTTCACTTGCTTTTATAGTACTCGTCATACACATTGTGAACTTGACAAGCCTAGGTATACCTTACGCCGCTCCCCTTGCGCCAATCTTTATTAACGATTGGAAAGAACTATTCGTACGCTTACCGATTGCCTTTATTAAAAAGAGACCTGTTTTCTTAGACCCAATAGATGAAGTCCGTTCAGAGAAAGAGGAATAA
- a CDS encoding aspartyl-phosphate phosphatase Spo0E family protein: MDVDLNILLQEIKICRQEMYDLKPSSNDFSDADLVKQSQKLDKLIYLYQKSILKDSSVK; encoded by the coding sequence ATGGATGTTGATCTGAATATATTATTGCAAGAAATTAAAATCTGTCGTCAAGAAATGTATGATCTAAAACCAAGTTCCAATGATTTTTCAGATGCTGATCTCGTCAAACAGAGTCAGAAGCTGGACAAACTGATCTATCTTTATCAAAAAAGTATATTGAAAGATTCATCTGTTAAGTAA